In the Gopherus flavomarginatus isolate rGopFla2 chromosome 6, rGopFla2.mat.asm, whole genome shotgun sequence genome, one interval contains:
- the VAX1 gene encoding ventral anterior homeobox 1, with protein MFGKQDKMDVRCNSEAEANRVSKNGHKEGKESKGSEGNISTSFLKDQQGTYSASAVSEDCNKSKSSSADPDYCRRILVRDAKGSIREIILPKGLDLDRPKRTRTSFTAEQLYRLEMEFQRCQYVVGRERTELARQLNLSETQVKVWFQNRRTKQKKDQGKDSELRSVVSETAATCSVLRLLEQGRLLSPPGLPGLLPPCATSALGSALRAPGLSIGTTGTTSSGTAGGSPHPPAVSSAAGPPQAAGLHASPSAGHNLFSLPVPTLLGSVAGRLASNPLTMAGSLAGNLQELSARYLSSSAFEPYSRTNTKEGAEKKALD; from the exons ATGTTTGGGAAACAAGACAAAATGGACGTTAGATGCAATTCAGAGGCTGAAGCGAACCGGGTCTCGAAGAACGGACATAAAGAGGGCAAGGAAAGCAAAGGATCTGAAGGAAATAtttctacttcttttttgaaGGATCAGCAAGGGACTTATTCTGCCTCGGCCGTGTCAGAAGATTGTAATAAAAGTAAATCTAGTTCTGCAGATCCGGACTATTGCAGGAGGATCCTAGTTAGAG ATGCCAAAGGTTCAATAAGAGAGATTATTCTGCCTAAAGGACTTGATCTGGACCGCCCCAAACGGACCCGAACGTCTTTCACCGCGGAGCAGCTGTACCGGCTGGAGATGGAGTTCCAGAGGTGCCAATACGTGGTGGGACGGGAAAGGACCGAACTGGCCCGGCAACTCAATCTTTCGGAAACTCAG GTAAAGGTCTGGTTCCAGAACAGGCGCACGAAGCAGAAAAAGGACCAAGGCAAAGACTCGGAGCTGAGGTCCGTGGTGTCGGAGACGGCCGCCACCTGCAGCGTCCTCCGGCTCCTGGAGCAAGGCCGGCTGCTCTCCCCGCCGGGCCTGCCCGGCCTCCTGCCCCCCTGCGCCACCAGCGCCTTGGGCTCCGCGCTGCGGGCccccggcctcagcatcggcaCCACGGGCACCACCAGCTCGGGCACCGCGGGCGGCTCCCCGCACCCGCCGGCGGTGAGCAGCGCGGCTGGGCCCCCTCAGGCTGCAGGACTCCACGCCTCGCCCAGCGCCGGCCATAACCTCTTCAGCCTGCCGGTGCCCACCCTCCTGGGCTCGGTGGCCGGCCgcctggcctctaaccccttgACAATGGCCGGATCCCTGGCAGGGAACTTGCAGGAACTGTCAGCCAGGTACCTGAGCTCCTCCGCCTTTGAGCCCTACTCCAGGACCAACACTAAAGAAGGCGCTGAGAAAAAAGCCCTGGACTGA